The DNA segment ACCCCATGTCAGTACCCCGCCTCCAGCCAGCAACCGTCCCCGACCAGGGCCAGCAACCAGGCCTGTTGCAGCTCGTCGACCACCTGGAAGCGGTCCAACCGGTCGGTGCCGGCCCCGGCGTCCCACCAGCGTTCGCGGACCACCCACGGTCCGGCCCAGGCGATCACCTGGCGGGCCGGGGTGCGGGGATCGAGCAACAGGATCTCCGGTTCGGCGCTGGGATTGCCCCGCTCGTCGACCCGGACCGGTTCACCGGTGGCATCGAGCAGCCGTGCCGCGGTCGGCCGATCCAGCACCAGGGCAGGTGGCGGGCCGGGCACCCGACCTGGCCAGGGCTGTTCGGCTCGGCGCTGTTGCGGAGTGGGTGGCGCGGTGCCGAAGGGAACCCAGGTACGGCGGTCCTTGGCCAGCCTGCCCCCTTGGGGAACCACCACCCGTACCTGGCGATATCCCAGACGGTCCTGCAAACCGCTCAGCACCTTGATCACCTTCGACTCCGGCCGGCTTCCCCACAGTCCCTGCGCAGCTGCCTGTGCTTCGACGATCCGGGTCGGGATCAGTTGCACACCGACCACCCGGTCCGACCGCACCGGGTCGGCCTGATCGTCCGGATCGCCGGTGAGCAAGGGATTCCCGGCGGCAGCCAGGTCGAGCAGTTGCCAGCGAAGGCGATTGAGCAGTTCGGCGGAGTCGAAGTTCCAGGGGTGACGCCACAACCGGTCGTCGCGCCGGTGTTCGGTGGTGACCCGGATCCGCACCTCGGTCAGGACCAGCGAATCGGAGTCCAGCCCGCGGATCAGCCGTTCGATCACCGGGGTGCAGTGCGCCACGACCTGCTCACTGTCGGCGGCATCGGTGTCGATGTCGACACTGCGATCACCGGCCGGGTTGTGCGAACGCAGGATCTGCAGATCCTCGCCGCAGGCGAGTTGGTGACAGCGCCGACCCACCGCCCCGAAACGGTTGTGCACCTCGGCCCGGGAGAGTTCGGCGAAACGACCGAGGGTGCCGATGCCCAGCTGGCGCAGCTGCCGGGCCAACAACGTCTGATTGAGGCTCTCCACCGCCAGTTCGGCGAGCAGCGCCCGGGACGCCCCGGGAGGGACGACGCTCCACCCACGAATCTTCGCCGCGGCCTGCTCGGCGGCGAAGACACCGTCGGCGACCGCCACCGTCGGACGGCAGTCGGGGGTGGCGAAGTCGATCAACCGCTCCAACAGGGTCCTGGCTGCGACGTCCTCACCGCCGTAGAACCGGGCCGGTCCGCGCGCCCGTACCGCAGCCACCCCCGGCCGGACCGGATGCACATCGGGAGCGATCTCGGCGATCGCCCGCAGCACCACCTCGAAGGCGGTCTCGTCGACCTCATCGAGGTGTTCGCGGATCACCGCCTGGGGGCAACGCAGCTGCGCCTCGCGTACCCGCACACCGGCGTGCACCCCCTCGGCAGCAGCCCGCGGACAACAGGTCAGCACCACCCCCTTGGCGACCAGGATCAACGGGGAGTCGCCGGCCAGGTCGCCCGGTGCCAGGCCGAGGCGGATCGCCGCCAGCGGCCAGTCGCCGAAACGGACCAGCATCACCCGGACCGGGTCGGGCCCCAGCTCGGGCTCGCTCAGCTTGCCCATGGCTGGTCCAGCTCGCCGATGCCGGACGAGTCGTGCTCGAACGCCTCGTGCCCGGCCGCTTCATCGGCGCGGGATTCATCGGGTACGACTGCCAGGGACAGTTCGGTGAAGGGCTCATGTCCGCGGATGATCCGATGCTGCCGGGTGTGATGACGTTCGGTGACCTCGATCCGCAACCGTTGATGGGTCAGGTATCCGTGTCCCTGGCCCAGGCCACCCCAGCCCTCGATCCGCGCCCGGATCCGCGACTGCGGCCTGGGCCAGCCCCCGCAGACGATCATGGCGGTGTTGCGGTGGCGCAACCGGGACAGCAGTCGTCCGGCGATCGCATCGGTCACCGGAGGAGGAGCGCAGGTCAGGATCGTCTCGGTGACCTCGGCCAGCTCGGCGACGACCTCCACCCAGGCAGCTCCGACCTCGGGGATCAGCACCAGCTTCTGCGGTTCGATCCCCCATTCGACGATCGCTTCGGCGCCGAGATCGGGGAAGCCCACCACACCTGCCCAGTCGCTGCCGGAAAGCAGTCCCAGGCCCACTGTGAGCGGACCGTCGAGGGTGTGCACCCCGGCTGTCAGCCCCTGGGGGAACAGTGGGCGCAGTTGCGAGTGGACCGTACGGTTGCGGATCGTCTCGCTTCCCGCCGAACGCAGGCCGGTCCGCAGACTCTCCAGCGCGGACATCTTCTGCGGATCGGACACTCGGCCAGTATCGAACATGTGTTCGATTCAAGCAAGACGCTCCGACAGCACCCCGACGACCACCGGCCGGCCCGCCTTCCTATCATCGAGCCGACCGGTGAGCATCCGGTGACCGAATGACCCACCTGGAGCCGGGATGACCGAGGGCAGACTGACCATCGAGACACAGGGGCACTGCGCCACCGTCCGGATCGACAACCCACGGATGCGCAATGCCATCACCAGCGCGATGTGGCGACAGTTCCCGGCCCTGATCGGTGAACTGGAGAACCGGCCCACCGTCAAGGTGATCGTCATCCGTGGCGCCGGGGAGAACTTCTCCGCCGGTGCCGACATCGGCCACCTGGACGAGATCCTGTCCGATGACGACGGCGGCCTCCCCTCCGTCGCCGAGGAGGCCGTGGCGCACTGCAGCAAACCGGTGATCGCCGCCATCGACGGCTTCTGCATCGGCGGCGGCTGGGAGATCGCCGGTGCCTGCGACCTCCGCCTGGCGACCGACCGCGCCCGGTTCGCGATCACCCCGGCCAAACTCGGCATCATCTACCCCTTGCCGGCGATCCGTCGCCTGGTCGACCTGGTCGGACGCGGACCGGCGAAGGACCTGTTGCTGACCGGCCGGATGGTCGACGCCGGTGAGGCCGCCGACCTCGGCCTGCTCACCCGCACCTGCGAGGTCGACCGATTCGACGACGCGATCGCAGAACTGGCCGACACCCTCGCCCGTCGCTCCCAGTTCTCGATCCAGGCGATGAAGAACCTGATCGACACCCTGCTCGACTCCCCCGAACTGCTCGCGCAACGCAATGCGATCTGGCAACAGGAGATGCGCCACGGCAGCGACGCGGCGAACGGTATCCACGCCTTCCTGGAGCGCCGCGAGCCCGAGTTCGACTGGCCCGGAGGCATTCTGGCTCAACCATCCCCGACTGCGGGGCGAGTCCTGACCACCGGGTGACACAGGCGCCACTTCCGGGTTGCCAGCTATTGAATATGATTATCAATAGCGTCACAATGGGACTGTACCGGCCCTCCGCACCCACAGTGCGTCCGGACGAGACACCATCACCGATCACCGCCGAACCGACGCGGTGGTCACCGAACACCAGAACGGAGTGCGCCTGCCATGGCCAAGCGCAACGACCTCCGCCCGATCGTGAAACTGCGGTCGACGGCGGGTACCGGATACACCTATGTCACCAGGAAGAACCGTCGCAACGATCCCGACCGGCTCACCCTGCGCAAGTACGATCCACACGCACGTGGTCACGTCGAGTTCAAGGAACAACGCTGATGGCGAAGCGGTCGAAGATCGTCAAGAACCACAAGCGGGCCGCGATCGTCGCCCGCCATGCCGAACGCCGGGCCGAGCTGAAGCGGGTGATCAGCTCACCCGGGACCGACTGGGACGAGCGCCAGGCCGCTGTCCGGGCCCTGTCCCGACTCCCCCGCGACTCCTCACCGGTACGGCTGCGCAACCGCGACGCCGTCGACGGCCGACCACGAGGCTATGTCGGCAAGGCAGGGATCTCCCGGATCCGATTCCGCGAGCTGGCCCACCGCGGGCAGCTCCCCGGGATCACCAAGTCGAGCTGGTGACGAACGACCCCCGCAGGTGAACCGGGCAGCCGACCGGGCAGACTGCGTCCATGGCGAATTCCACGGTGACCATCGCCGTCGAGGACGGCACCCTGCCCGCGCAGTGGTATCCCCCGAAGCTCCCCGACGCGCCGACACTCGTCGTGTGCCAGGAGATCTTCGGGGTGACCGACTACATCCGCCGCCGCTGCCAGGACCTGAACGATCTCGGTTACGGCGTGCTGGCGCCGGAGTTCTACTGGCGGGTCGCCGACGACGGCCCGGTGCCCGAGATCACCGAGACCGGTGAGGACGCCCTGCAGCAGGCAATGGCGCTGGCCGGTCGGCTCGACTTCACCGCGGCGACCTCCGACGGCGTCGCCGCCGTGGAGTGGGCGCAGGACTCGGCCCCGGCCGTGGGCCTGATCGGATTCTGTTTCGGCGGCGGGTTGGCCTTCGCCATCGCCGCCCAGACCGATCCGGCCGTCCTGGTCAGCTACTACGGATCGGCACTGCCCTCACTGTTCGACCTTGCACCACAGGTGACCGCGCCCAGTCTGCACCACTTCGGGGAGGTCGATTCCTTCATCGATGCCGACGCCCAGGCAGCGATCCGGGAGGCGGTGAGCGCCCACGGCGCGGTCTGGCAGAGCCATCCCGGTGCCGATCACGCCTTCGACAACGACGCCGCCGGCTGGTTCCATCCCGAGTCCTCGGCGAACGCCTGGCAGGCCACAATCGCCTTCCTCGCCACGCATCTGCCGGTCGGCGGCAACGATTGATCGACCCGTACTTCGTCTTCCTCGGTGCCGCACTGGGGATGATCGGCAGCAGCGTCTATGCCTGGCGCACCCTGCAGGGACGCGCCAGCCCGAACCGGGTGACCTTCTTCCTCTGGTCGGCCGCTCCGCTGATCGGCTTCCTCGCCCAGCTCGACGAGGGTGTCGGTCTGCCCTCGGTGCTGACCCTGGCCATCGGGGTCGGACCGGCGCTGGTGTTCCTCGCCTCCTTCTTCGGCCGGGCAGCACCGTGGCGGTTGACCGCCTTCGACCTGGGTTGCGGTGCGGTGTCGGTGGTCGCGTTGATCATCTGGCTGAGCATGGACAACCCGACGGTCGCGGTGATCTTCGCCGTGCTGGCCGATCTGCTGGGCGGTATCCCCACGATCCGCAAGGCCTGGCGGGCGCCGCAGACCGAGGACTGGCGTTTCTTCGCCCTGTCCGGCACCAACGGCGCGATCACCTTGTTGACGATCACCAGCTGGGATGTGGCGACCTGGTCGTTCCCGGTCTACATCACCGTCGTCGGGTACGGGATCGCGCTGATCGTGCTGCTGCGCCGACCCGCCCTGCGC comes from the Naumannella halotolerans genome and includes:
- a CDS encoding DNA polymerase Y family protein gives rise to the protein MGKLSEPELGPDPVRVMLVRFGDWPLAAIRLGLAPGDLAGDSPLILVAKGVVLTCCPRAAAEGVHAGVRVREAQLRCPQAVIREHLDEVDETAFEVVLRAIAEIAPDVHPVRPGVAAVRARGPARFYGGEDVAARTLLERLIDFATPDCRPTVAVADGVFAAEQAAAKIRGWSVVPPGASRALLAELAVESLNQTLLARQLRQLGIGTLGRFAELSRAEVHNRFGAVGRRCHQLACGEDLQILRSHNPAGDRSVDIDTDAADSEQVVAHCTPVIERLIRGLDSDSLVLTEVRIRVTTEHRRDDRLWRHPWNFDSAELLNRLRWQLLDLAAAGNPLLTGDPDDQADPVRSDRVVGVQLIPTRIVEAQAAAQGLWGSRPESKVIKVLSGLQDRLGYRQVRVVVPQGGRLAKDRRTWVPFGTAPPTPQQRRAEQPWPGRVPGPPPALVLDRPTAARLLDATGEPVRVDERGNPSAEPEILLLDPRTPARQVIAWAGPWVVRERWWDAGAGTDRLDRFQVVDELQQAWLLALVGDGCWLEAGY
- a CDS encoding enoyl-CoA hydratase/isomerase family protein, with amino-acid sequence MTEGRLTIETQGHCATVRIDNPRMRNAITSAMWRQFPALIGELENRPTVKVIVIRGAGENFSAGADIGHLDEILSDDDGGLPSVAEEAVAHCSKPVIAAIDGFCIGGGWEIAGACDLRLATDRARFAITPAKLGIIYPLPAIRRLVDLVGRGPAKDLLLTGRMVDAGEAADLGLLTRTCEVDRFDDAIAELADTLARRSQFSIQAMKNLIDTLLDSPELLAQRNAIWQQEMRHGSDAANGIHAFLERREPEFDWPGGILAQPSPTAGRVLTTG
- the rpmG gene encoding 50S ribosomal protein L33, with the protein product MAKRNDLRPIVKLRSTAGTGYTYVTRKNRRNDPDRLTLRKYDPHARGHVEFKEQR
- the rpsN gene encoding 30S ribosomal protein S14, whose translation is MAKRSKIVKNHKRAAIVARHAERRAELKRVISSPGTDWDERQAAVRALSRLPRDSSPVRLRNRDAVDGRPRGYVGKAGISRIRFRELAHRGQLPGITKSSW
- a CDS encoding dienelactone hydrolase family protein → MANSTVTIAVEDGTLPAQWYPPKLPDAPTLVVCQEIFGVTDYIRRRCQDLNDLGYGVLAPEFYWRVADDGPVPEITETGEDALQQAMALAGRLDFTAATSDGVAAVEWAQDSAPAVGLIGFCFGGGLAFAIAAQTDPAVLVSYYGSALPSLFDLAPQVTAPSLHHFGEVDSFIDADAQAAIREAVSAHGAVWQSHPGADHAFDNDAAGWFHPESSANAWQATIAFLATHLPVGGND